In Microbacterium foliorum, the following proteins share a genomic window:
- a CDS encoding heavy metal translocating P-type ATPase, whose translation MRFVRRYPVIIITTVVLAGVLTLHIVGMDAVGRWIATAYVGAFIVWTLIGMVRDVLRGHVGLDILAVVAMVATLAVGEYIAALIIVLMLAGGEALEHFAGRRAKRDLSALLDRSPRIAHVLVHPLAPDSEEVRDVAVDSVSVGDTLLVRPAEIVPIDGVLLSESGEFDESSLTGESMPVARDAGGEVLSGAINGARAVRIRALRSSVDSQYQQIVALVHAAEDSHAPVVRLADRFAIPFTAVALVLAGTAWAISGDSTRFAEVLVLATPCPLLIAAPVAFLGGLSRAAKTGAIMKGGAVIEQLARVRSAAFDKTGTLTQGRPDLVDVRPAAGIDADELLMLAASAEQYSSHVLADGIRRAAAERGLALHRSDDASEVATNGVVAVIDGRTIVVGKPAYVTSLAPDTVRATLGTGEAAAYVAIDGRFGGVLILADAPRPESPAVVSWLRAHGIERIMMLTGDARSTAESVAGEVGIDDVHAEVLPPEKVRLAADLRPRPMMMVGDGVNDAPVLAAADIGVAMGARGATAAGDAADVVILVDSLTKVVDAVAIGRHTLRVALTAIWIGIGLSVGLMLIAMTGVIPAVAGALVQEAVDLATILYALRALGGPPTGLVTLEREKTRSAVTTVTDGFGGAFGPAGASAVGIEWKQRKDEP comes from the coding sequence ATGCGCTTCGTCCGGCGGTACCCCGTGATCATCATCACGACCGTGGTTCTCGCGGGGGTGCTCACTCTGCACATCGTCGGCATGGACGCCGTCGGACGATGGATCGCCACTGCCTATGTCGGCGCGTTCATCGTCTGGACGCTCATCGGAATGGTGCGGGATGTGCTTCGCGGGCACGTCGGGCTCGACATCCTCGCGGTCGTGGCGATGGTCGCCACGCTTGCGGTGGGGGAGTACATCGCGGCGCTCATCATCGTCCTGATGCTCGCGGGCGGTGAAGCGCTGGAGCACTTCGCCGGACGCCGCGCGAAAAGGGACCTCTCGGCCCTGCTCGATCGGTCTCCGCGCATCGCCCATGTCCTCGTGCATCCGCTGGCACCGGACTCGGAGGAGGTGCGGGATGTCGCGGTCGACAGCGTGTCGGTCGGCGACACGCTACTGGTGCGTCCGGCCGAGATCGTGCCGATCGACGGCGTGCTGCTTTCGGAGTCGGGGGAGTTCGACGAATCGTCGCTGACCGGCGAGAGCATGCCGGTGGCTCGCGATGCCGGGGGAGAGGTGCTGTCCGGAGCGATCAACGGAGCACGGGCCGTTCGGATCCGCGCACTGCGCTCGAGCGTCGACAGTCAGTACCAGCAGATCGTGGCGCTCGTGCATGCAGCCGAAGATTCGCACGCCCCGGTCGTGCGTCTCGCGGATCGTTTCGCGATTCCGTTCACCGCAGTCGCTCTCGTGCTGGCCGGCACCGCGTGGGCGATCTCGGGTGACTCGACGCGATTCGCCGAGGTGCTCGTGCTCGCAACCCCGTGTCCTCTCCTCATCGCGGCTCCCGTCGCATTCCTCGGCGGGCTCTCCCGGGCGGCCAAGACCGGAGCGATCATGAAGGGCGGTGCCGTGATCGAGCAGCTGGCTCGGGTGCGGTCCGCGGCCTTCGACAAGACGGGCACTCTCACACAGGGGCGACCCGACCTCGTCGATGTGCGCCCAGCCGCCGGGATCGATGCAGACGAGCTGCTGATGCTCGCGGCATCCGCCGAGCAGTACTCGTCACATGTGCTCGCCGACGGAATCCGCCGCGCCGCTGCCGAACGTGGGCTCGCTCTGCATCGCTCCGACGACGCGAGCGAGGTCGCGACCAACGGGGTGGTGGCGGTCATCGACGGTCGCACCATCGTCGTCGGCAAGCCGGCATACGTCACGTCGCTCGCCCCCGACACGGTGCGCGCGACCCTCGGGACGGGTGAAGCCGCGGCCTACGTGGCGATCGACGGTCGGTTCGGAGGCGTCCTCATCCTCGCGGATGCGCCGCGACCGGAGTCGCCCGCGGTCGTGTCCTGGCTCCGCGCTCACGGCATCGAGCGCATCATGATGCTGACCGGAGACGCTCGATCGACCGCGGAGTCCGTCGCGGGCGAGGTGGGGATCGACGATGTCCACGCCGAGGTCCTCCCGCCCGAGAAGGTCAGGCTCGCCGCCGACCTCCGTCCGAGACCGATGATGATGGTCGGCGACGGAGTCAATGACGCGCCCGTGCTGGCGGCCGCCGACATCGGTGTCGCGATGGGAGCGCGAGGGGCGACGGCCGCGGGCGACGCTGCTGACGTCGTCATCCTCGTCGATTCGTTGACGAAGGTCGTCGATGCGGTCGCCATCGGACGACACACACTGCGGGTGGCGCTCACCGCGATCTGGATCGGCATCGGGTTGAGCGTGGGGCTCATGCTCATCGCGATGACGGGGGTCATCCCGGCGGTCGCGGGTGCTCTCGTCCAGGAGGCGGTCGACCTCGCGACGATCCTCTATGCCCTCCGCGCACTGGGAGGTCCACCCACCGGACTCGTCACCCTCGAGCGCGAGAAGACTCGTTCCGCCGTCACCACCGTCACGGATGGCTTCGGCGGGGCCTTCGGCCCTGCCGGTGCGTCAGCAGTCGGTATCGAATGGAAGCAACGAAAGGACGAACCATGA
- a CDS encoding flagellar hook protein FlgE: MLRSLYSGISGLRSHQTMLDVTGNNIANVNTAGFKGSSVLFQDSLSQLIGNPGIPDDEVGGRNPAQVGLGVQVAGVRTNFAQGSAQATGRGGDLMISGDGFFAVRSGGETLYTRAGGFSFDPTGKMVTADGSVVQGWSAQDGVVNTGQATGNIVLPLDAVSPAKATTAATVTGNLPSTAATGDELVRDVTVYDAQGTPSTLSLTFTKTATGWDVTEPASGATGSLAFTDGKQTGAGLTLTAGAVSVDLGSVTGYAELSTVAVSEQDGSAAGTLKSYSITGDGSIVGTFSNGATQTLGKIAMATFANPEGLEKAGGTAYRASVNSGAVRMGEPGQAGFGNLVSGALEMSNVDLSQEFTNLIVAQRGFQANARIITTSDEVLQELTQLKR; encoded by the coding sequence ATGCTCCGCTCGCTCTACTCCGGAATCTCCGGCCTCCGCTCGCACCAGACCATGCTCGACGTCACCGGCAACAACATCGCGAACGTCAACACGGCCGGGTTTAAGGGCTCGTCCGTGCTGTTCCAGGATTCGCTGTCGCAGCTCATCGGCAACCCCGGCATCCCCGACGACGAGGTCGGTGGTCGCAACCCCGCCCAGGTCGGTCTCGGCGTGCAGGTCGCCGGCGTGCGCACCAACTTCGCGCAGGGCTCGGCGCAGGCGACCGGCCGAGGAGGCGACCTGATGATCTCGGGTGATGGATTCTTCGCCGTCCGGTCGGGTGGCGAGACGCTGTACACCCGCGCGGGCGGATTCTCGTTCGACCCCACGGGCAAGATGGTCACCGCCGACGGCTCGGTGGTGCAGGGCTGGTCCGCCCAGGACGGCGTGGTCAACACCGGCCAGGCGACGGGCAACATCGTGCTCCCGCTCGATGCGGTGTCGCCCGCGAAGGCGACGACCGCGGCGACCGTCACCGGCAACCTTCCCTCGACGGCCGCGACCGGCGATGAGCTGGTGCGCGACGTCACCGTTTACGACGCGCAGGGCACGCCGTCGACGCTCAGCCTGACCTTCACGAAGACGGCGACCGGATGGGACGTCACCGAACCTGCGAGCGGTGCGACCGGGTCGCTGGCCTTCACCGACGGCAAGCAGACCGGAGCGGGCCTCACACTCACCGCCGGCGCTGTGAGCGTCGACCTCGGTTCGGTCACGGGCTACGCCGAACTGTCGACGGTCGCCGTGTCCGAGCAGGACGGGTCGGCCGCCGGCACGTTGAAGTCGTACAGCATCACCGGTGACGGATCCATCGTCGGCACGTTCAGCAACGGTGCGACCCAGACGCTCGGCAAGATCGCCATGGCGACGTTCGCCAACCCCGAGGGGCTCGAGAAGGCCGGCGGAACGGCATACCGGGCATCCGTCAACTCCGGGGCCGTGCGCATGGGCGAGCCGGGACAGGCCGGGTTCGGCAACCTCGTCTCGGGTGCGCTGGAGATGAGCAACGTCGACCTCTCGCAGGAGTTCACCAACCTGATCGTCGCGCAGCGCGGCTTCCAGGCCAACGCGCGCATCATCACGACGAGCGACGAGGTCCTTCAGGAGCTCACCCAGCTGAAGCGCTGA
- a CDS encoding flagellar hook capping FlgD N-terminal domain-containing protein, whose protein sequence is MTVDAVSAPSSIHTGGTTDPAARKQVLDGEVFLKLLVTQLTHQDPSSPMDTNEMISQTTQLAMMEQLTALADSGAEAFALNMRQAASALIGQEASYKDADGKTVSGVVTKVSFDGPVPQVTIGDKTVALDVITGVTTAPTTPAPTTPAPTTPAAPTPAAV, encoded by the coding sequence ATGACTGTCGACGCCGTGAGCGCCCCGAGCTCGATCCACACGGGAGGCACCACCGACCCCGCAGCCCGCAAGCAGGTGCTCGACGGAGAGGTGTTCCTCAAACTCCTGGTCACCCAGCTGACGCACCAGGATCCGTCGAGCCCGATGGATACCAACGAGATGATCTCGCAGACCACCCAGCTCGCCATGATGGAGCAGCTGACGGCACTCGCCGACAGCGGCGCCGAGGCGTTCGCCCTGAACATGCGTCAGGCGGCGAGCGCCCTCATCGGCCAGGAGGCGAGCTACAAGGATGCCGACGGGAAGACCGTCTCGGGCGTCGTGACCAAGGTCTCGTTCGACGGCCCCGTCCCGCAGGTGACCATCGGCGACAAGACCGTCGCGCTCGACGTCATCACGGGTGTCACCACCGCTCCGACCACCCCCGCGCCGACCACCCCGGCACCGACCACCCCCGCTGCGCCCACCCCCGCCGCAGTCTGA
- a CDS encoding flagellar FliJ family protein, translated as MTFPLAGLLRVRGAQERVAAEHLSRASAERAQAETAEQTAITSLADISAQIDDPRALMAMAAARAAGRSTLSDLQALVEMRRSAESEARSAHVEARRDLKGLERLETTHRVETAKAELAAEQTALDEIAVVRTSRREGSAA; from the coding sequence ATGACCTTCCCACTGGCTGGTCTGCTGCGCGTGCGCGGCGCCCAGGAGCGTGTCGCCGCCGAGCACCTCTCGCGGGCGAGCGCAGAACGGGCGCAGGCCGAGACCGCTGAGCAGACCGCGATCACGAGCCTCGCCGACATCAGCGCGCAGATCGATGATCCTCGGGCGCTGATGGCCATGGCTGCGGCCCGCGCCGCGGGGCGCAGCACGCTCAGCGATCTGCAGGCGCTGGTCGAGATGAGGCGAAGCGCAGAGTCCGAGGCGAGATCTGCGCACGTCGAAGCGCGACGCGATCTGAAAGGGCTCGAGCGTCTCGAGACCACCCACCGCGTCGAGACCGCCAAAGCCGAGCTCGCGGCCGAGCAGACCGCGCTCGATGAGATCGCCGTCGTGCGCACCTCACGACGTGAGGGGAGCGCGGCGTGA
- a CDS encoding FliI/YscN family ATPase, with translation MITETRSWQRALSAARPERSGTVKAVRGLGVEVLGIDGAVGDRIRIDAVDGRPVDAEIVAVDGASARCMPLGRLDGITARARVRHGGAPLQVPTGRALLGRVLDGLGRPIDGKGPLDRSAALVSLDHDAPSVMDRQRIDRQLGLGVRVLDTMTPVGSGQRLGLFAGSGVGKSSLMSMIARGSTADVNVIALVGERGREVREFLEDDLGPEGLARSVVIVATSDQPAMARLRSAFVATRIAEGFRDDGLDVVLMMDSLTRVAMAQREIGLSAGEPPATRGYPPSTFSVLARLLERAGTGPAGSITGLYTVLVDGDDHNEPIADAARGILDGHVVLDRALAIRGHFPAVDVLGSVSRVVSKITTPEQRQHAVTLRSVLAARRSANDLIEIGAYRQGANPMVDAALTHEGAISRFLTQSMDDFASSDDSWQQLAALTTDFGGLTP, from the coding sequence GTGATCACCGAGACGAGGTCGTGGCAGCGCGCCCTCTCCGCCGCGCGCCCCGAGCGCTCCGGCACGGTGAAAGCGGTGCGAGGACTCGGCGTGGAGGTGCTCGGCATCGACGGCGCGGTGGGCGACCGCATCCGCATCGACGCGGTGGATGGCCGCCCGGTCGACGCCGAGATCGTCGCCGTCGACGGAGCTTCCGCCCGCTGCATGCCCCTCGGCAGGCTCGATGGCATCACCGCTCGTGCCCGAGTGCGACACGGGGGAGCTCCGCTGCAGGTGCCGACGGGACGAGCGCTGCTCGGACGCGTGCTCGACGGCCTCGGTCGACCGATCGACGGCAAGGGGCCGCTCGACAGGAGCGCCGCTCTCGTCTCACTCGATCACGATGCGCCGAGCGTGATGGACCGCCAGCGCATCGACAGGCAGCTCGGACTCGGCGTGCGCGTGCTCGACACGATGACACCCGTGGGATCGGGGCAGCGCCTCGGCCTCTTCGCGGGGTCGGGTGTGGGCAAGTCTTCGCTGATGTCGATGATCGCCCGCGGGTCCACCGCAGATGTGAACGTCATCGCCCTCGTCGGTGAGCGTGGTCGCGAGGTGCGGGAGTTCCTCGAAGACGACCTGGGGCCCGAGGGGCTGGCGCGCTCGGTGGTGATCGTCGCGACCTCGGACCAGCCGGCGATGGCACGGCTGCGCTCGGCGTTCGTCGCCACGCGGATCGCGGAGGGCTTCCGTGATGACGGGCTCGACGTGGTGCTGATGATGGACTCGTTGACGCGCGTCGCCATGGCGCAGCGCGAGATCGGGTTGAGCGCCGGCGAACCGCCCGCCACCCGGGGATATCCGCCATCGACGTTCTCGGTGCTGGCCCGGCTGCTCGAGCGTGCCGGAACGGGGCCCGCCGGGTCGATCACCGGTCTCTACACGGTTCTCGTCGACGGCGACGACCACAATGAGCCGATCGCGGATGCCGCCAGAGGAATCCTCGACGGGCACGTGGTGCTCGACAGAGCGCTCGCGATCCGTGGGCACTTTCCGGCCGTCGACGTGCTCGGGTCGGTGTCTCGGGTCGTGTCGAAGATCACCACACCGGAGCAGCGTCAGCACGCAGTGACGCTGCGCAGCGTGCTGGCGGCCCGGCGCAGCGCGAACGACCTGATCGAGATCGGCGCCTATCGACAGGGAGCAAATCCGATGGTCGATGCCGCGCTCACTCATGAGGGTGCGATCTCTCGTTTCCTCACCCAGAGCATGGACGACTTCGCCTCATCCGACGACTCCTGGCAGCAGCTCGCCGCCCTCACCACCGACTTCGGAGGACTCACCCCATGA
- a CDS encoding FliH/SctL family protein: MLDSAFTPLMVPRVGETPIDLRGEADRARTRGYADGFAEGRRLALDEGEAQRAAQQQRMQELQELYLHERGSGLRALETAQAALDHRIDELSTLAADRIEELAVVLATSILGAELSDPARSAAHALRRALAEMPADRWTHVAFSMQDAGVLQEEASTIEALRGIRISASHAVDNGGALVEIENGAVDTRISAALARAAAALDGDDQDAEVLL, from the coding sequence GTGCTCGATTCCGCCTTCACGCCGCTGATGGTGCCGCGCGTCGGCGAAACTCCCATCGACCTCCGCGGCGAAGCTGACCGCGCTCGCACTCGCGGCTATGCCGACGGTTTCGCCGAGGGGCGCAGACTCGCGCTCGACGAGGGAGAGGCGCAGCGCGCAGCGCAGCAGCAGCGGATGCAGGAACTCCAGGAGCTGTACCTGCACGAGCGAGGCTCGGGTCTGCGCGCGTTGGAGACTGCGCAGGCGGCGCTCGACCATCGCATCGACGAGCTGAGCACGCTCGCTGCCGACCGCATCGAGGAGCTCGCGGTGGTGCTGGCCACGTCGATTCTCGGAGCGGAGCTGTCGGATCCTGCGCGGTCCGCCGCTCACGCGCTTCGGCGGGCCCTGGCCGAGATGCCGGCGGACAGGTGGACTCACGTCGCCTTCAGCATGCAGGATGCCGGTGTCCTGCAGGAGGAGGCATCGACGATCGAGGCACTCCGCGGCATCCGGATCTCGGCCTCTCATGCCGTGGACAACGGCGGCGCACTGGTGGAGATCGAGAACGGTGCGGTCGACACGCGCATCTCCGCGGCGCTCGCCCGCGCGGCCGCAGCACTCGACGGTGACGACCAGGACGCCGAGGTTCTCCTGTGA
- the fliG gene encoding flagellar motor switch protein FliG encodes MSALTELLDAQADTVEVSTVVAPAAVSAPEMSGLRKAAIVLMNMDRAASAEVLRHLGEERSEMLAAELTQLGGVDVASTARALAEFRRIATGGSLPSRGGQELATGLLETAFGREKAVGMVGRVMSQGSVSFDFLNAADPAQLATIIEGELPTTVAVVLANLRADRAAAVLAALQDPLRTDVAQAIATMGTATQEAISIVADSLRSRTGVFAMRDNHESIGGVQPLVEIINRSDTALEKSLLASLEGRDLALAEDIRSRMVTFADIARLEDRDAQRVLRGIDLRMLALALKGADEQITDKVKGNMTERNQENLAEETRVLGPVRMRQVDEARAEIVRIIRDLEAAEEITISREDEDELIE; translated from the coding sequence ATGAGCGCACTGACCGAGTTGCTGGACGCGCAGGCGGACACCGTCGAGGTCTCGACCGTCGTCGCACCCGCAGCTGTTTCCGCGCCCGAGATGAGCGGCCTTCGCAAGGCCGCGATCGTGCTGATGAACATGGACCGCGCTGCCAGCGCCGAAGTGCTGCGTCACCTCGGCGAGGAGCGCTCCGAGATGCTCGCGGCCGAGCTGACGCAGCTCGGGGGAGTGGACGTCGCCTCGACGGCTCGCGCCCTCGCGGAGTTCCGACGCATCGCCACCGGCGGCTCGCTGCCGTCGCGCGGCGGTCAGGAACTCGCCACGGGACTGCTCGAGACGGCGTTCGGGCGCGAGAAGGCGGTCGGGATGGTCGGCCGGGTGATGTCGCAGGGCTCGGTGTCGTTCGACTTCCTCAACGCGGCCGACCCGGCCCAGCTCGCCACGATCATCGAGGGCGAGCTGCCGACCACGGTCGCGGTGGTGCTGGCGAATCTGCGAGCCGATCGCGCGGCGGCCGTGCTGGCCGCTCTGCAGGACCCGTTGCGCACCGATGTCGCGCAGGCGATCGCGACGATGGGCACTGCGACCCAGGAGGCGATCTCGATCGTCGCCGACTCGCTGCGCTCGCGCACCGGCGTCTTCGCGATGCGCGACAACCACGAGTCGATCGGCGGCGTGCAGCCTCTCGTCGAGATCATCAACAGGTCGGACACCGCCCTCGAGAAGTCGCTGCTCGCGAGCCTCGAGGGGCGCGACCTGGCGCTGGCCGAGGACATCCGCAGCCGCATGGTCACGTTCGCCGACATCGCTCGCCTCGAAGACCGCGATGCCCAGCGGGTGCTGCGCGGGATCGACCTTCGCATGCTCGCGCTCGCGCTGAAGGGCGCCGACGAGCAGATCACCGACAAGGTCAAGGGCAACATGACCGAGCGCAATCAGGAGAACCTCGCCGAGGAGACTCGAGTGCTGGGCCCCGTGCGCATGCGTCAGGTCGACGAGGCCCGCGCCGAGATCGTGCGCATCATCCGCGACCTGGAGGCCGCGGAGGAGATCACGATCTCGCGTGAAGACGAGGATGAGCTCATCGAGTGA
- the fliF gene encoding flagellar basal-body MS-ring/collar protein FliF, with translation MPKMLTSYYDRAKLVVSGFTLAQRTIAIIGVALLVMGAIALGAWLTKPQMSPLFTGLSAGDASAVVEQLKSAGVGYELTEGGATILVPDDQVYPQRLAAASAGLPGDTSEGYTLLDDMGVTASEFQQSVTYKRAIEGELAGTIGAMEGISTASVQLAIPEESVFVSERQSPTASVFVKTRNGSSLSDEKIEAIVHLTSAAVPGMTPENVAVTDQDGRVLSAVGAGLTGNSSKQATEHEAKVAASVSKMLETIVGPGNATVTVSADVANSTSERMDETYSAPEGELSASEETKTETYNGGQAGGTGVLGPDNIAVPNNADGTGAYEFEETSRNNAVNKSTEKTITPAGEVTRQTVSIALNRGTVTGVTANQIESLVASAAGIDVERGDEIAVEFVEFNEAGATAAATALAAAEAEREAQMQQELLRSAIIGGSILLAVIILIIFLVVRRKMKRRVLYTEDGPIEYFATVTENEEQKLRSLRGLKESEALVAPAPTTLLPSASVDPDDEPEPDKVLVERRRREIDDLAKREPDTIASALADLMDEATV, from the coding sequence ATGCCCAAGATGCTCACGAGCTACTACGACCGCGCGAAGCTGGTCGTCTCAGGATTCACGCTCGCACAGCGCACGATCGCCATCATCGGCGTCGCGCTGCTCGTGATGGGGGCCATCGCGCTCGGCGCGTGGCTCACCAAGCCGCAGATGAGTCCGCTGTTCACCGGTCTGAGCGCGGGCGACGCCTCGGCCGTCGTCGAGCAGCTGAAGTCGGCGGGCGTGGGCTACGAGCTCACCGAGGGTGGCGCGACCATCCTCGTGCCCGACGATCAGGTGTACCCGCAGCGTCTCGCAGCGGCATCCGCAGGTCTTCCCGGCGATACGAGCGAGGGCTATACGCTGCTCGACGACATGGGGGTGACGGCGAGCGAGTTCCAGCAGTCGGTCACCTACAAGCGCGCCATCGAGGGCGAGCTGGCGGGCACGATCGGCGCGATGGAGGGCATCTCCACCGCGTCGGTGCAGCTCGCGATCCCCGAGGAGAGCGTCTTCGTGTCGGAGCGACAGAGCCCGACCGCATCCGTGTTCGTGAAGACCCGCAACGGATCGTCCCTCAGCGACGAGAAGATCGAGGCCATCGTGCACCTCACGAGCGCCGCCGTGCCGGGAATGACCCCGGAGAACGTCGCTGTGACCGATCAGGACGGCCGAGTGCTCTCGGCTGTCGGTGCCGGACTCACCGGCAACTCGTCGAAGCAGGCGACGGAGCACGAGGCGAAGGTCGCCGCATCGGTCAGCAAGATGCTCGAGACGATCGTCGGGCCCGGCAACGCCACCGTGACGGTCTCGGCCGATGTCGCGAACTCCACGTCGGAGCGCATGGACGAGACGTACTCGGCCCCCGAGGGCGAGCTGAGCGCGTCGGAGGAGACCAAGACGGAGACCTACAACGGCGGTCAGGCCGGTGGCACCGGCGTGCTCGGCCCCGACAACATCGCGGTCCCGAACAACGCAGACGGCACCGGCGCCTACGAGTTCGAGGAGACATCGCGCAACAACGCCGTGAACAAGTCGACGGAGAAGACCATCACCCCCGCAGGAGAGGTGACGCGGCAGACGGTCAGCATCGCGCTGAACCGGGGAACCGTCACCGGAGTGACGGCGAATCAGATCGAATCGCTCGTGGCATCGGCCGCCGGCATCGATGTCGAGCGCGGCGACGAGATCGCCGTCGAGTTCGTCGAGTTCAACGAGGCAGGAGCGACGGCGGCGGCGACCGCACTCGCGGCGGCGGAGGCCGAGCGTGAGGCGCAGATGCAGCAGGAGCTGCTGCGGTCGGCGATCATCGGCGGATCGATCCTGCTGGCCGTGATCATCCTGATCATCTTCCTCGTCGTGCGCCGCAAGATGAAGCGCCGAGTGCTGTACACCGAAGACGGCCCCATCGAGTACTTCGCCACGGTCACCGAGAACGAGGAGCAGAAGCTCCGCTCTCTCAGGGGGCTGAAGGAATCGGAGGCGCTCGTCGCGCCGGCACCCACCACGCTGCTGCCATCGGCATCGGTAGACCCCGATGACGAGCCGGAACCGGACAAGGTGTTGGTCGAGCGCAGACGGCGCGAGATCGATGATCTGGCGAAGCGCGAACCCGACACCATCGCCAGCGCACTGGCCGACCTGATGGACGAGGCGACGGTATGA
- the fliE gene encoding flagellar hook-basal body complex protein FliE yields the protein MSGVEAVTAAGVTPLAPLSFETGPEAAGASASGNTFATSLSGAVENLQQLQSSSNELAVQAVTGDLQDIHQAMIASTRASVTLDLVVAVRDRSVSAFNEIMRMQA from the coding sequence ATGTCGGGCGTCGAGGCCGTCACCGCAGCAGGCGTCACGCCGCTCGCGCCGCTCAGCTTCGAGACGGGTCCGGAGGCAGCCGGTGCGTCGGCATCGGGGAACACCTTCGCGACGTCGCTCTCGGGTGCCGTGGAGAACCTCCAGCAGCTGCAGTCGTCGTCGAACGAACTGGCAGTGCAGGCGGTGACCGGCGACCTGCAGGACATCCATCAGGCCATGATCGCCTCGACGCGCGCCTCCGTGACGCTCGATCTGGTGGTCGCCGTGCGTGATCGCAGCGTCTCGGCGTTCAACGAGATCATGAGGATGCAGGCCTGA
- the flgC gene encoding flagellar basal body rod protein FlgC: MTFDAIGIAGTGLTAHRKWLDALSDNIANVNTATPAGQDAFREKFVTVQAGTESPGVYVAGVVESDAEAKLVYDPEHPYANEDGYVQYPNVELGDQMSMLILAQRGYEANSAVVDRAKTTYEAALQIGRN; this comes from the coding sequence ATGACCTTCGACGCGATCGGCATCGCCGGCACCGGCCTGACCGCGCACCGCAAGTGGCTCGACGCGCTCAGCGACAACATCGCGAACGTGAACACGGCCACCCCTGCGGGGCAGGACGCCTTTCGAGAGAAGTTCGTCACTGTGCAGGCCGGCACGGAGAGCCCTGGCGTGTACGTCGCAGGCGTCGTCGAATCCGATGCCGAGGCCAAGCTCGTGTACGACCCCGAGCACCCCTACGCGAACGAGGACGGCTACGTGCAGTACCCGAACGTCGAGCTCGGCGACCAGATGAGCATGCTGATCCTCGCGCAGCGCGGATACGAGGCGAACTCGGCTGTCGTCGATCGGGCGAAGACGACCTATGAGGCCGCACTGCAGATCGGCCGCAACTGA
- the flgB gene encoding flagellar basal body rod protein FlgB, with translation MLDSVTSSALISALDGLALRQRSIAENIANVNTPGYQAQRVRFEDELRSAVDSGSGTVGATVERSLEPTRLNGNNVNLDTETLSNIDTVLRFQFASQAIGGQASSITKAIGQASA, from the coding sequence GTGCTCGATTCCGTCACCTCCTCTGCGCTGATCAGCGCCCTCGATGGGCTGGCTCTGCGCCAACGCTCGATCGCCGAGAACATCGCCAACGTCAATACGCCCGGCTACCAGGCCCAGCGCGTCCGGTTCGAGGACGAGCTGCGCTCCGCCGTCGACAGCGGTTCCGGCACTGTCGGCGCGACGGTCGAGCGATCGCTCGAGCCGACCAGGTTGAACGGTAACAACGTCAATCTCGACACCGAGACCCTGTCGAACATCGACACGGTGCTGCGGTTCCAGTTCGCGAGTCAGGCGATCGGCGGCCAGGCGTCGTCGATCACCAAGGCGATCGGGCAGGCCTCCGCATGA
- the fliS gene encoding flagellar export chaperone FliS encodes MPITSLDRAKQQYLEQQVASATPERLLVLLYDRLLVDIERADASQESGDWAAAGNHLMHAQQIVAELNSSLTDEWDGSAELRGLYTYLTGRLITANIARDRVATAECRDLVVPLREAWHAAAAAITSGTQTPITAMA; translated from the coding sequence ATGCCCATCACCTCTCTCGACCGCGCCAAACAGCAGTACCTCGAGCAGCAGGTCGCCTCGGCCACGCCGGAACGACTCCTCGTGCTGCTCTACGATCGCCTGCTGGTCGACATCGAGCGCGCAGACGCTTCGCAGGAGTCCGGAGACTGGGCGGCTGCGGGGAATCACCTCATGCACGCGCAGCAGATCGTCGCCGAGCTGAACAGCTCCCTCACCGATGAGTGGGACGGGTCCGCAGAGCTGCGTGGCCTGTACACCTACCTCACGGGCCGCCTGATCACCGCGAACATCGCTCGTGATCGGGTGGCCACCGCAGAATGCCGCGATCTCGTCGTTCCGCTGCGCGAGGCCTGGCATGCGGCGGCCGCGGCGATCACCTCGGGCACGCAGACGCCCATCACGGCAATGGCCTGA